tattgagattgaagaattcatataattttataagaaaactaatttagtttgtcacttcaaaagtaagatttttttattttgaaatattatgtgtaagtgttgagtttatatcaacaaataaCCAAATCATCCGTTGAGTTTTGCTATGAATGATGTGTACATATAACGAAAAATACAACAGGCCAAGGGGCACAACCACGAAATTTCTCATTAAAAACCGTTATTTGAAAATCTTACAGAATTTTCTTTCTGGATATAGAAAACGGCAAAtactattaatatttattttatattctgaaattattattttatatctgAAAATACCACCGGCCATTGtacactaaatatatatagGCAATCATGGCCATGCCCCCATGTGGCTTCAACCAACACCACAACGCAGATATAATATAATAGAGAGCaattaagagagagaaagatcatAACATTTAAAAGAGATATAAAGAAGAATGGAAGAATTGGACATAGTGATTGTTGGAGGTGGTATTGCTGGTCTTGCAACTTCACTTGCTCTTCACAGGTTCGCTATTTTCTCATCGTCTCTTCCTCGATTATATATCTCTGTTATGGTAAACTTGTATAAAACATATGCATATACATATTATAGTCTAATTTATTAGTGcatcatataattataaagGAAGGGTATAAAGAGCGTTGTGTTGGAGAGATCAGAGTCCGTAAGATCAGAAGGAGCAGCGTTTGGTATTCAGACTAATGGCTGGCTTGCTCTTGAACAACTCGGTGTTGCTGATAAGCTTCGTCTTAattctcttccacttcctcAGTACGTATATATAAAGATTTAGAGATGGTTTAAGTAGTTCTAAGTATATGGTTCATTGCTTATGATTTTTCTTGTGCGGAACTAAAACAGGATAAGAGATGTTTTGATCGAAAAAGGGATCAAGCGAAGAGAATCGGTCGGACCAGCGTCGTATGGAGAAGTAAGAGGTGTAATAAGGAATGATTTGGTCCGAGCTTTGGCTCATGCTCTTCCTCGTGGAACTCTCCGGCTTGGTTGCCAAATTGTGTCGGTCAAGCTTGACGAAACAACGTCGTTTCCGATTGTACACGTTCAAAACGGAGAACCTATTAAAGCAAAGGTACGTCAAGAAacaatagatatattttttcaacataaaaaaaacaatagatattttattttttgggccATTAGTCTTgtattttaatcaattattGAGACTAGGTAGTGGATTTGATTTGTCGACAGTGACGTTTTTGAAAGTCGGAACCGGATCTATAAAACTTGTTTTGGTCCATTCACTACtgcgtgtgtgtgttttaaataGTGTTATTGACAGCAACATGTTTAGCATGAAATGGTTTTTTTATATCTGGTACTATTGTACTTTCTTTTAACTTAGGTTTTGATTGGCTGTGACGGATCAAATTCTACAGTCTCTAGATTTCTAGGACTGAACCCAACTAAAGCCCTTGGTGCTCGGGCGGTCAGGGGGTTCACAAATTACCCGGAAGGTCATGGGTTTCGGCAAGAGTTTATAAGAATCAAGATGGACAACGTCGTAAGCGGCCGACTTCCTATAACTCACAAACTCGTCTTCTGGTTTGTTGTTCTGCTAAACTGTCCACAAGGTAACTAATATAGAGAGCTCATCAGCTCATGGTACAACTCATATTATATTCCtctatcgttttttttttccaaaaattatacGAATTTGAACATAAATAATTACACAAGAATCACATAcagtacatatataatttatatagaaaatattatataatcaaCATTTGTTTTAGTTGAACTGAATATTAGGTCACTAGACACTAGGTGGCTAGGCCTTTTTAATAGATGATGTCCATGatcattgacatatatatttgttataaaattagACTCCAACTTCTTAAAAGATCAAGAAGCCATTGCAAGATTGGCACTAGCATCTGTAGGCGAATTCTCGGAAGATTGGAAAGAGATGGTGAAGAACTGCGATATGGCCTCTTTATATATCAGCCGTTTAAGGTATCGTGCTCCGTGGGACGTTATGTCGGGTAAATTCCGACGTGGTACTGTGACAGTTGCCGGAGATAGTATGCACCTGATGGNCCGTTGAGTTTTGCTATGAATGATGTGTACATATAACGAAAAATACAACAGGCCAAGGGGCACAACCACGAAATTTCTCATTAAAAACCGTTATTTGAAAATCTTACAGAATTTTCTTTCTGGATATAGAAAACGGCAAAtactattaatatttattttatattctgaaattattattttatatctgAAAATACCACCGGCCATTGtacactaaatatatatagGCAATCATGGCCATGCCCCCATGTGGCTTCAACCAACACCACAACGCAGATATAATATAATAGAGAGCaattaagagagagaaagatcatAACATTTAAAAGAGATATAAAGAAGAATGGAAGAATTGGACATAGTGATTGTTGGAGGTGGTATTGCTGGTCTTGCAACTTCACTTGCTCTTCACAGGTTCGCTATTTTCTCATCGTCTCTTCCTCGATTATATATCTCTGTTATGGTAAACTTGTATAAAACATATGCATATACATATTATAGTCTAATTTATTAGTGcatcatataattataaagGAAGGGTATAAAGAGCGTTGTGTTGGAGAGATCAGAGTCCGTAAGATCAGAAGGAGCAGCGTTTGGTATTCAGACTAATGGCTGGCTTGCTCTTGAACAACTCGGTGTTGCTGATAAGCTTCGTCTTAattctcttccacttcctcAGTACGTATATATAAAGATTTAGAGATGGTTTAAGTAGTTCTAAGTATATGGTTCATTGCTTATGATTTTTCTTGTGCGGAACTAAAACAGGATAAGAGATGTTTTGATCGAAAAAGGGATCAAGCGAAGAGAATCGGTCGGACCAGCGTCGTATGGAGAAGTAAGAGGTGTAATAAGGAATGATTTGGTCCGAGCTTTGGCTCATGCTCTTCCTCTTGGAACTCTACGGCTTGGTTGCCAAATTGTGTCGGTCAAGCTTGACGAAACAACGTCGTTTCCGATTGTACACGTTCAAAACGGAGAACCTATTAAAGCAAAGGTACGTCAAGAAacaatagatatattttttcaacataaaaaaaacaatagatattttattttttgggccATTAGTCTTgtattttaatcaattattGAGACTAGGTAGTGGATTTGATTTGTCGACAGTGACGTTTTTGAAAGTCGGAACCGGATCTATAAAACTTGTTTTGGTCCATTCACTACtgcgtgtgtgtgttttaaataGTGTTATTGACAGCAACATGTTTAGCATGAAATGGTTTTTTTATATCTGGTACTATTGTACTTTCTTTTAACTTAGGTTTTGATTGGCTGTGACGGATCAAATTCTACAGTCTCTAGATTTCTAGGACTGAACCCAACTAAAGCCCTTGGTGCTCGGGCGGTCAGGGGGTTCACAAATTACCCGGAAGGTCATGGGTTTCGGCAAGAGTTTATAAGAATCAAGATGGACAACGTCGTAAGCGGCCGACTTCCTATAACTCACAAACTCGTCTTCTGGTTTGTTGTTCTGCTAAACTGTCCACAAGGTAACTAATATAGAGAGCTCATCAGCTCATGGTACAACTCATATTATATTCCtctatcgttttttttttccaaaaattatacGAATTTGAACATAAATAATTACACAAGAATCACATAcagtacatatataatttatatagaaaatattatataatcaaCATTTGTTTTAGTTGAACTGAATATTAGGTCACTAGACACTAGGTGGCTAGGCCTTTTTAATAGATGATGTCCATGatcattgacatatatatttgttataaaattagACTCCAACTTCTTAAAAGATCAAGAAGCCATTGCAAGATTGGCACTAGCATCTGTAGGCGAATTCTCGGAAGATTGGAAAGAGATGGTGAAGAACTGCGATATGGCCTCTTTATATATCAGCCGTTTAAGGTATCGTGCTCCGTGGGACGTTATGTCGGGTAAATTCCGACGTGGTACTGTGACAGTTGCCGGAGATAGTATGCACCTGATGGGTCCATTCTTAGGGCAAGGAACTTCAGCTGCGCTAGAGGACGGTGTCGTCTTGGCTAGATGCTTGTGGAGGAAGTTAGGTCAAAACAGTGTGAATAATAATGTCTCCTCGTCCTCTTTAAGGATGCAACTCGAAGAAGCGATTGATGAGTAtgttaaagaaagaagaggGAGACTTGTGGGACTCTCGACACAGACATATCTTACCGGTTGTTTGATTGAAGCCTCGTCTCCGGTAAGAAAGATCTTGCTAATAGTTTTATTAATGATTCTGTTTCGTGATCAAATTGGTCACACTCGATATGATTGTGGCCgtttataaatttatcataCTTTATGTACGGTTTAAATACGAGAGATTGTCGGCTTTGTGAAATATTTGTATCAGGAGGTTGGTTGCAAATGTGTTATGTTttcgtttctttctctttttgtgtaCCAATGTTATTGGAGCTAAATCACTAATGATATTAATCTTTCTCACTTGTGAAACTGTAATAGACAGAAGAAAGTCcaataaaaactattttagtaaagaattattgtttataaaaataacattcttAGAGGCTCGGCATCTGCAAAATATTATTCTCAAAACAAACACGTTTCAGCCaataattcttgttttttttagttacttttaacaaatcttttttttcttatgcttCAAGAAAAGGCCCAATATACAGTATTatggaaagaaaaaagttaattttcttattttctcagCTTTTTAAGCTACAAATAATCGAAAAAGTGAATTtcagtatttatttttatttatagaaaggTAAAAATGAAGCTCAAATTGTCCAAAAAACCTACTAAGAATGTGAAGATGAATCAGCTAAAGCAATAGAGCTAAGAGTAGTCCTGCTCTCTTTTATGTTCTGATTAATTAAAGATATGTTCGGTTTCTGGTAATAATcgtttttaataaacaaaaaagtttatcGTGGAAGATTGATTTCGATTTCGATACatagtattttaaaagataagtATTGACTATTGTGAGTCATATTAATAACGACAAGTACATATATTGAATACAACTTGTCTAGTTGTTTATCCAAAAGATGATTTAATGTAAGTAGCGTCATGGCTTGCGTCAACGGTCAAGTGGTTACTACATAAACGTAGCACATGTTTGACTCGCGGTGACCCACCACCACACTCACGTAAATTGATTGCCTCCCAAGTAATTAGTTGTCTTAGCTAAAAGTCTTCgctccttctcttctctatataaaaataaaaaaaagactatacTATATGCACATTcacacaacataaaacaaaaactttagaTCTGAAACTTTATCAGCTCTCAAATGGAAGAAGTCGGAATTGTTATCATCGGCGGTGGAATCGCTGGTCTTGCCACTTCCCTTGCTCTTCATaggtttgttattgttattgtccttattttttgttttctattgaaaaccaaatttattatctagatatatgtaatttaaatatttgggTATATTTTTCGAAATGTAGGAAAGGAATAAAGAGTGTGGTGTTGGAGAGAGCAGAGAAAGTGAGATCAGAAGGAGCTGGAATCGGAACACTCACCAATGGTTGGAGAGCTCTTGATCaacttggtgtcggtcaacgTCTTCGTGTCACTTCTCTTCTTATTCACAAGTAAttgtttaatctttttaaaaatcttgatcACAAGTTCACaaatttggttaaaaaattcatatttacttaaatcTTTCTTGGATGTGTGAACAGGGCACGGACCATGTTGATTgaaaatgggaaaaaacaagaatttgTTTTAACCATCAAGTACGTCCTAATTATCCTCCTCAACtcttatcatttatataaatatttgttgtaaGTTTCATTACTGATTCgaatatttaatatttggaATTAAACAGAGATGAAGCTCGTTGTATTAAAAGGAACGATCTTGTTGAGGCCTTAGCCGATGCTCTACCTGAAGGAACCATCCGGTTTGGTTCCCAAATTGTTTCTATAAAAGAGGACCAAACTACGTCGTTTCCCATCGTTCAGTTATTCAATGGAACGATGATCAAAGCCAAGGTaagaaatactttttttttttttggtcataacAATTAGCAATGATTAGCCTTCAATTGTTTGAAACGAAGTTTTTTACATTTgcgttttgcatttttttttttcatgtgatTTTTAGAAGATGTTGATATGCTTATTAGTTATAATTATTaaggtttcaattttttgttcaCGTTCACGTTCACGTTTGCAATCTatgttacatttttgtttctaattaattaacCCACTCGTTAActatttagaacaaaaaaaattatgttcatTTGTAAAAGTAAATATCAAACACAAACGTAAGGTTCTTCATTTGTGTCcgtttgtatttttatatagtcTAATGTTTTGCTTCTCTCTCGTAGGTCTTGATTGGATGCGACGGTGCAAATTCGGTCGTTAGTGACTACCTGAACTTAGGCCCAAAAAAGGCGTTTTCTTGTCGTGCGGTGAGAGGGTTTACTAATTACCCAAATGGCCATGGGTTTCCACAAGAGCTACTAAGGATGAAGAAAGGAAATATCTTAATCGGAAGGCTTCCTTTAACCGAGAATCAAGTCTTTTGGTTTCTGGTGCATATGCAAGACAATGATCACAAAGTCAAAGATCAAGAATCAATCGCGAAACTGTGCCTAAAATGGGTGGATGAATTGTTTGAAGACTGGAAAGAAATGGTGAAAACATGCGATGTAGAGTCATTATCATTGACACACTTAAGGTACCGAGCGCCGTCAGAAATCATGTTCGGGAAATTTCGACGTGGGACCGTGACAGTAGCCGGCGATGCGATGCACGTGATGGGTCCGTTCTTGGGACAAGGCGGCTCTGCGGCGCTAGAGGATGCGGTCGTTCTAGCTAGATGTCTAGCTAGGAAAGTTGGTCCGGACCATGGAGACTTGTTAGAGGATTGTTCGATGAGAAGTATTGAAGAAGCTATTGATGAGTATGTGAAGGAACGTCGGATGAGATTACTCGGGCTTTCCATGCAAACTTATTTGACCGGACGTTCGCTACAAACGCCATCAAAGGTTGTGAGACTATTTTTTATAGTCTTGTTGGTACTATTGTTTGGCCGTGATCAGATTCGTCATACTCAATATGATTGCGGCCGTCTCTAGAGATTTGACAGTCACTTTGTAATCTTTTAGTGTGAGGTTGTATGCTTTAATTTTTGCGTGTttctttattacaaaatatttctttctcaATTTAACAATGACCATACATGataatgataacaaataaaggaaaaaacagaaaaaatgaaATACACAATGCTTTCTCTGGGTAAGCTTTTTCACTAACATTTTGTTAATACATTATGTTTCcctttttgtatattatttaaatcTGCTATGATCTACATATTTTCTATCAttcacccaaaacaaaaactccaCATTTTCTGTggtagaatatttttttgtgcttGTGTCGATGACTTGAAAATCTGTTTGGTAAGAGCTTGATCTTTGTATGGAATAGCAGTTTCCAAATGATCTTCACCCTAAAAAAAACCACATACATTGTTGCTGACACATTAACAGTTAACACCAATAGCCGACGATATTAACCATCATTTTTAGCGATCAAGAGTACTTATCCACTCAATAAATCTACATTAAATCATCCAAAAATAGTGaagattacttttggttttgtttggccCAAAACCTCTTAGTAAAAAGTCtctaaaaccccaaaaaaaattaattgctttaaaaatgaaaacaaatcatcaacaaaaataGCTAAATTAGGGACCTAAAAGTTTTAGGTTTTAATATGACAACTGTCCTAATAGGCTTTAAAAACTGTCAAAGGTTTTACAGCCCAACCAATCACCTTCATTGAGTTTAGCCTATTTAACCAATATCAAGATATATAGAGATGTGTTAAAATTTAAGACTCCCCTACACTTAACCAATTTTCATTATTCTAGCTGTATctgatttttaaatttactcattaatttatctattaaattttcttttttgacataataattttttcctgATGAGTCATATTTTAATACTTCCAATACAGGTATCTACTACATGTAgtaatgaaaattatatacatatggTATTAAATGGGTTATCAACTCTTAATAGTTCATTGTGAtgtatttcttatttatttggcTTTTTGAAGACTAATTTTTATCTTccatttacataatttttaagattAGATTATTTAATTTCCTATATGTAGTTTATCTTATCGTTTTGGTTTTACATTATGACTTTGAATGGTTGTACAGTATGCTCCAGAGCAGACTAAAATTAGACTAGTCTGCACTTAATTTACCATTCACCATTGCATACCAGTATGCATTGTTGCATACTAAAAATCTCCATACTAGTATGCATTTAAGCGTACAACTCCATACCATTGTAAATTCACTATTGGTCTGCATTTTTCATTCTACTCTTCAAAAGCTCCATACTAATATAAACTCCATACTAATCTGCTCCATACCACAGTTCAATGTTTTGCATACCAAAATATTGGTATGGATTATCCGGTTTACTCCATACCTtacaaccattcaaagcctaTATATAAGTTGAACTTACAAAGTTAAAAGTTAAGTTCTCATTATAGTCATGGCAAATCTAACTCTAGAACCTTAGTAAAAAGTCTAAAGAACCCCAAAATAATTGcttttaaaatgaaaacaaatcatGAACAAAAATAGCTAAATTAGGCCGTAaaggttttaggtttttaacATGACAACTGTCCTAATAGGCTTTAAAAGCTGTGAAAGGTTTTACAGCTCAACCAATCACCTTCATTGAGTTTAGCAAATTTaaccaatatcaaaatatatagagaTGTGTTAGAATTTAAGAATCCCCTAAACTTAACCATTTTTCATTATTGACTGTGTCTAGCTGTATCtgatttttacatttaattaattaaaaaagccTCTAAACCCCACCCCCCAAACCNNNNNNNNNNNNNNNNNNNNNNNNNNNNNNNNNNNNNNNNNNNNNNNNN
The sequence above is a segment of the Camelina sativa cultivar DH55 chromosome 10, Cs, whole genome shotgun sequence genome. Coding sequences within it:
- the LOC104718815 gene encoding uncharacterized protein LOC104718815, whose product is MEELDIVIVGGGIAGLATSLALHRKGIKSVVLERSESVRSEGAAFGIQTNGWLALEQLGVADKLRLNSLPLPQIRDVLIEKGIKRRESVGPASYGEVRGVIRNDLVRALAHALPLGTLRLGCQIVSVKLDETTSFPIVHVQNGEPIKAKVLIGCDGSNSTVSRFLGLNPTKALGARAVRGFTNYPEGHGFRQEFIRIKMDNVVSGRLPITHKLVFWFVVLLNCPQDSNFLKDQEAIARLALASVGEFSEDWKEMVKNCDMASLYISRLRYRAPWDVMSGKFRRGTVTVAGDSMHLMGPFLGQGTSAALEDGVVLARCLWRKLGQNSVNNNVSSSSLRMQLEEAIDEYVKERRGRLVGLSTQTYLTGCLIEASSPVRKILLIVLLMILFRDQIGHTRYDCGRL
- the LOC104718816 gene encoding uncharacterized protein LOC104718816; amino-acid sequence: MEEVGIVIIGGGIAGLATSLALHRKGIKSVVLERAEKVRSEGAGIGTLTNGWRALDQLGVGQRLRVTSLLIHKARTMLIENGKKQEFVLTIKDEARCIKRNDLVEALADALPEGTIRFGSQIVSIKEDQTTSFPIVQLFNGTMIKAKVLIGCDGANSVVSDYLNLGPKKAFSCRAVRGFTNYPNGHGFPQELLRMKKGNILIGRLPLTENQVFWFLVHMQDNDHKVKDQESIAKLCLKWVDELFEDWKEMVKTCDVESLSLTHLRYRAPSEIMFGKFRRGTVTVAGDAMHVMGPFLGQGGSAALEDAVVLARCLARKVGPDHGDLLEDCSMRSIEEAIDEYVKERRMRLLGLSMQTYLTGRSLQTPSKVVRLFFIVLLVLLFGRDQIRHTQYDCGRL